One stretch of Papaver somniferum cultivar HN1 unplaced genomic scaffold, ASM357369v1 unplaced-scaffold_154, whole genome shotgun sequence DNA includes these proteins:
- the LOC113336806 gene encoding uncharacterized protein LOC113336806 encodes MADEATEACVKCVYGLITSTILAFFFLCIGPSNPKFSIERLYVPSLDVHSHNIQAINANTISFRMAFWNTMSLKETYCDDVNVTVYYGKNLSLPIATTTIPEFTIDRKGIFYDGETIETVDVPWEDARSVVSNGSTVMFRVNLVTNIRYTTTFAACFITEYLSGLFPYTRRYGMRVGAYIDVNDHGKSTEKINWLSSKAAPVHVTNCVSVIIVALLVLLFTTISL; translated from the coding sequence ATGGCAGATGAAGCAACAGAAGCTTGTGTCAAATGTGTCTACGGACTCATCACCTCGACGATACTTGCTTTCTTTTTCCTATGCATTGGTCCATCCAACCCCAAATTTTCTATCGAGAGATTATACGTTCCTTCGCTGGACGTACACTCGCACAATATCCAAGCCATCAACGCCAACACTATATCGTTCCGTATGGCATTTTGGAACACTATGTCGCTTAAGGAGACTTACTGTGATGATGTCAACGTGACGGTTTATTACGGCAAGAACTTAAGTTTACCGATTGCTACTACTACTATACCCGAATTTACGATCGATAGGAAAGGGATTTTCTATGATGGTGAGACAATTGAAACTGTTGATGTGCCTTGGGAGGATGCTAGATCGGTTGTCTCAAATGGAAGTACAGTCATGTTTCGAGTGAACTTGGTTACGAATATCAGGTATACCACTACTTTTGCAGCGTGTTTTATTACAGAGTATCTGTCGGGGTTATTTCCGTACACAAGAAGATACGGGATGAGGGTGGGAGCTTATATCGACGTCAATGACCATGGAAAGTCTACTGAGAAAATTAATTGGCTATCCTCTAAGGCTGCTCCAGTGCATGTTACCAACTGCGTTAGCGTTATTATTGTTGCATTATTAGTTCTACTGTTTACTACTATTTCTCTTTAA